From Desulfonatronum thiosulfatophilum, a single genomic window includes:
- a CDS encoding Y-family DNA polymerase, with amino-acid sequence MTKPPATIFALLDCNNFYASCERAFNPKLRKRPIVVLSNNDGCVIARSAEAKALGIPMGAPAFKFQPLFRKHGVAVFSSNFALYGDMSRRVMDTAARFTPDMEIYSIDEAFLRLDRMHDRPLDVARRIRATIQQWTGIPVSIGIGPTKTLAKVANRVAKKHPEHGGAFSLEDHPDRDRILTDIEIEDVWGIGRQYGKKLREFGIRNALQFSRLDKDWVRKRMTVNGMHTLLELQGVPCLPLEQTVATPKSIVCSRTFAGSLTDKDKLAEIISGYAARTGERLRAQGCVAGHLQVFMLTDRFRLDRPQYSNAAVSSLVAPTSRTPDLIRAARKVLDQIFKPGYEYRKAGVMLFGIEKEQGRRLHLFEPSPEERARSKAVMETMDRINAKWGAMTMRLGAEGTGKRWVMRQAHLSPRYTTNWRELPVVRLD; translated from the coding sequence ATGACCAAGCCGCCCGCGACGATTTTCGCCCTGCTGGACTGCAACAACTTCTACGCCTCCTGCGAACGGGCGTTCAATCCCAAGCTGCGCAAGAGGCCCATCGTTGTCCTTTCCAACAACGACGGCTGCGTGATTGCCCGCTCCGCCGAAGCCAAGGCCTTGGGCATTCCCATGGGCGCACCGGCCTTCAAGTTCCAGCCTCTGTTCAGAAAACACGGCGTGGCGGTCTTTTCCTCCAACTTCGCCCTGTACGGCGACATGTCCCGGCGGGTCATGGACACCGCGGCACGGTTCACGCCGGACATGGAAATCTATTCCATAGACGAGGCCTTCCTGCGTCTGGACCGGATGCATGACCGGCCCCTGGATGTGGCCCGCCGGATCAGGGCCACCATCCAGCAATGGACGGGCATCCCCGTGTCCATCGGCATCGGCCCGACCAAGACCCTGGCCAAGGTCGCCAACCGGGTGGCCAAGAAGCATCCGGAGCACGGCGGCGCCTTCAGCCTTGAGGACCATCCGGACCGGGACCGGATCCTGACGGATATTGAGATTGAGGACGTCTGGGGCATCGGGCGGCAGTACGGCAAAAAGTTGCGCGAGTTCGGCATCCGCAACGCCTTGCAGTTCAGCAGACTGGACAAGGATTGGGTCCGGAAGCGGATGACCGTGAACGGAATGCACACCCTGCTGGAACTGCAGGGCGTTCCCTGCCTCCCGCTGGAGCAGACCGTGGCCACGCCCAAGAGCATCGTCTGCTCGCGCACCTTTGCCGGATCGCTCACGGACAAGGACAAGCTGGCGGAAATAATTTCGGGCTACGCGGCTCGGACCGGGGAACGGCTTCGCGCCCAAGGCTGCGTGGCCGGACACCTCCAGGTGTTCATGCTCACGGACCGCTTCCGCCTGGACAGGCCGCAGTACAGCAACGCCGCAGTCTCGTCCCTGGTCGCGCCCACAAGCCGCACGCCGGACCTGATCCGGGCGGCTCGAAAGGTCCTGGATCAGATTTTCAAGCCCGGCTACGAGTACCGCAAGGCCGGGGTGATGCTCTTCGGGATCGAAAAAGAGCAAGGCCGCCGGCTGCACCTGTTCGAGCCTTCTCCGGAAGAACGGGCGCGAAGCAAGGCCGTGATGGAAACCATGGACCGGATCAACGCCAAATGGGGGGCCATGACCATGCGCCTGGGGGCGGAGGGCACGGGAAAGCGTTGGGTGATGCGTCAGGCCCACCTGAGCCCGAGGTACACGACGAACTGGCGGGAGTTGCCGGTGGTGCGTCTTGATTGA
- a CDS encoding nickel-dependent hydrogenase large subunit — MAKTIIPFGPQHPVLPEPIHLSLTVEDEIVTQAVPALGYVHRGLEKLCDIRDYHHMIQIVERVCGICSKIHAMCYCQGLEKMMQIEVPPRAKYLRTIWSELHRVHSHLLWLGLFADAFGFESLFYQYWKIRERIMDINEATTGNRVIVSVNVMGGVRKDLTPEQIRWILTELVAVESELKALEATTLDDYTVKARTVGKGVLTKEQAYELGAAGPTLRGSGIAQDCRQLNYAAFPDLDFEPIVEYGGDSYSRSKVRFRETLQAIDLVRQALHKLPEGEISVKVKGNPSGEGVERVEQPRGELFYYFKGDGTKNLDRLRIRTPTFANIPPLAAMLPGIELADVPVVVLSIDPCISCTER, encoded by the coding sequence ATGGCCAAGACCATTATTCCTTTCGGTCCGCAGCACCCGGTCCTCCCAGAGCCGATCCATCTGTCTCTGACCGTCGAGGACGAAATCGTCACCCAGGCTGTCCCAGCGTTGGGTTACGTGCACCGTGGGCTGGAAAAACTGTGTGATATCCGTGATTATCACCACATGATTCAGATTGTGGAGCGGGTTTGCGGGATCTGCTCGAAGATCCACGCAATGTGTTACTGTCAGGGCCTTGAAAAAATGATGCAGATCGAGGTCCCTCCCCGGGCCAAGTATCTGCGCACCATCTGGTCGGAGCTGCACAGGGTCCATTCGCATCTGTTATGGCTTGGGCTTTTTGCCGATGCCTTCGGCTTTGAAAGCCTGTTCTATCAGTACTGGAAGATCCGGGAACGGATCATGGACATCAATGAAGCCACCACCGGCAATCGCGTCATCGTGTCGGTGAACGTGATGGGCGGCGTTCGCAAGGATTTGACGCCTGAACAGATCCGCTGGATCCTCACCGAACTGGTTGCGGTGGAAAGTGAACTCAAGGCGCTGGAGGCAACGACGCTGGACGACTACACCGTGAAGGCGCGGACCGTCGGCAAGGGCGTGTTGACCAAGGAACAGGCCTATGAATTGGGAGCCGCCGGACCGACATTGCGCGGCAGCGGCATTGCCCAGGATTGTCGGCAGCTGAACTATGCCGCCTTCCCTGACTTGGATTTCGAGCCCATCGTGGAGTACGGCGGTGATTCCTATTCCCGGAGCAAGGTCCGCTTCCGGGAAACGCTGCAGGCTATTGATCTTGTCCGCCAGGCCCTGCACAAGCTGCCCGAGGGTGAAATCAGCGTGAAGGTCAAAGGCAATCCTTCCGGTGAGGGAGTGGAAAGAGTGGAGCAGCCCCGCGGGGAGTTGTTCTACTACTTCAAGGGTGACGGGACCAAGAATCTGGATCGCCTGCGCATCCGGACCCCCACTTTCGCCAATATTCCTCCTCTGGCGGCCATGCTGCCGGGAATCGAGCTGGCGGACGTACCTGTCGTCGTTCTCTCCATTGACCCCTGCATCAGCTGCACGGAACGCTAG
- a CDS encoding 4Fe-4S binding protein — MFNIAPMTGNVIKNLLTKKSTRQYPFVVREPFEISRGELYNDIDNCIFCSTCARKCPAQCITVDKKTGIWTCDPFACVFCGTCVDTCPTNCLHHKRTWRAVTGEREMITMQGTPPQPKKKAAAKEKTEE; from the coding sequence ATGTTCAACATTGCTCCAATGACCGGGAATGTCATCAAAAACCTGCTCACCAAGAAGTCCACGCGACAGTACCCCTTTGTCGTACGTGAGCCCTTTGAAATCTCCCGCGGCGAACTCTACAACGACATCGACAACTGCATTTTCTGCTCCACCTGCGCCCGGAAATGTCCGGCGCAGTGCATCACCGTGGACAAGAAAACCGGTATCTGGACCTGCGATCCTTTTGCCTGCGTCTTTTGCGGTACTTGCGTGGATACCTGCCCCACGAACTGCCTGCACCACAAGAGAACCTGGCGTGCGGTAACCGGGGAACGGGAGATGATCACCATGCAGGGAACTCCGCCGCAGCCCAAGAAAAAAGCCGCGGCCAAAGAGAAGACCGAAGAGTAG
- a CDS encoding DUF3309 family protein, producing the protein MPILLIILVILLVATLPTWNYSRAWGPYPSGGIGLILLILIILMVMGRI; encoded by the coding sequence ATGCCGATCCTTTTGATCATACTCGTCATCCTGCTCGTAGCCACCCTCCCCACATGGAACTACAGCAGAGCATGGGGACCGTATCCCAGCGGCGGAATCGGCCTGATCCTGTTGATTCTGATCATTCTGATGGTGATGGGACGCATTTAG
- a CDS encoding NADH-quinone oxidoreductase subunit C, whose translation MAEVETTDKNVAVLETVAVAMDELKVEVTRLKAEGWRLVTITCVDLDEENVDLLYTFDRELEMVHLRLKQPKTQPVPSISDILFAAFLVENEIQDQFGLCFAGLVLNFENYLYLEEEVGTTPFCKYSIIRKNT comes from the coding sequence ATGGCCGAAGTTGAAACCACCGACAAAAATGTCGCCGTGCTTGAAACCGTGGCAGTCGCCATGGATGAGTTGAAGGTCGAGGTCACCCGGCTGAAAGCCGAAGGCTGGCGATTGGTAACCATCACCTGCGTCGACCTGGATGAAGAGAATGTCGACCTGCTCTATACCTTTGACCGTGAGCTCGAAATGGTGCATTTGCGATTAAAGCAACCCAAGACGCAGCCCGTGCCTTCGATCTCGGATATCCTCTTTGCCGCGTTTCTCGTGGAAAATGAGATCCAGGATCAGTTCGGGCTCTGTTTCGCCGGTCTTGTGCTGAACTTCGAGAACTATCTGTATCTTGAAGAAGAAGTTGGGACGACACCGTTCTGCAAATACAGCATCATCCGAAAAAACACCTAA
- a CDS encoding lmo0937 family membrane protein yields the protein MLWTIFVILLVMWLLGLVSGYTVGGFIHLLLVIAVIVIVIQLLQGRRVT from the coding sequence ATGCTTTGGACAATTTTCGTTATTCTGTTGGTCATGTGGCTGTTGGGATTGGTATCCGGATACACTGTCGGCGGATTCATTCATCTCCTGCTGGTCATCGCGGTCATCGTCATCGTGATCCAATTGCTCCAGGGAAGAAGGGTCACGTGA
- a CDS encoding cupin domain-containing protein translates to MLQLFSAPLAADSGGIQIRELVRTERSWDGNLLPAYPEGQPEIRVLSIVIAPGEKLPIHRHPVINAGYLLSGHLRVHTLDGRVLDLQAGETVVEVVDVWHWGESLGEDPAHIIVFYAGRADVPITTLRE, encoded by the coding sequence ATGCTTCAGCTTTTTTCGGCGCCACTTGCCGCGGATTCCGGGGGTATTCAGATTCGCGAACTGGTGAGGACTGAACGAAGCTGGGACGGCAATCTTCTTCCGGCGTATCCGGAAGGACAGCCGGAAATTCGCGTTTTGAGCATCGTCATTGCTCCAGGAGAAAAACTGCCGATACATCGGCATCCCGTGATCAATGCCGGGTATCTCCTGAGCGGACATCTGCGGGTGCACACCCTGGACGGCAGGGTTCTGGACCTTCAAGCCGGGGAAACCGTCGTGGAGGTTGTGGATGTTTGGCACTGGGGCGAAAGTCTCGGAGAAGATCCCGCGCATATCATTGTTTTCTATGCCGGAAGGGCGGATGTGCCGATAACGACGCTTCGGGAGTGA
- a CDS encoding LexA family transcriptional regulator codes for MNFDDFFHRLSRVTDISSQKELATLLGVDPSAITMAKKRGVPKNWALIVATMFGLNPEWLKTGTGPIRPLNRDRTLFIPKVSARASAGAGSLETMDNVVGEIPFDRGWISMKGNPNRMVAMDVVGDSMSPELEAGDTILVDQSRSEVQSNAVYVIGLQDAVLVKRIQAHPGLVILYSANPRYAPVTLQGDEIETLRIIGRVLWSSREYA; via the coding sequence ATGAATTTCGACGACTTTTTCCACAGACTCTCCAGAGTGACCGACATCAGCAGCCAAAAGGAATTGGCAACGCTGCTCGGGGTTGATCCTTCGGCCATCACCATGGCCAAAAAGCGCGGCGTCCCCAAGAACTGGGCCTTGATTGTGGCCACGATGTTCGGACTCAACCCCGAATGGTTGAAAACCGGAACAGGACCGATTCGTCCGCTCAACCGGGACAGGACGCTGTTCATCCCCAAGGTTTCAGCCCGGGCCAGCGCCGGAGCGGGTTCCCTGGAAACCATGGACAATGTCGTTGGCGAGATTCCTTTTGACCGGGGTTGGATATCCATGAAAGGAAACCCGAATCGGATGGTGGCCATGGACGTGGTGGGGGACAGCATGTCTCCGGAGTTGGAGGCAGGCGACACCATCCTGGTGGACCAAAGCCGTTCCGAAGTCCAAAGCAATGCCGTCTACGTGATCGGCCTGCAAGACGCCGTTCTGGTCAAGCGGATTCAGGCCCATCCCGGCTTGGTGATCCTGTACAGCGCCAATCCCAGATACGCTCCCGTCACATTGCAGGGCGACGAGATCGAAACCTTGCGCATCATCGGCCGAGTTTTGTGGAGCAGCCGGGAATACGCGTAA
- a CDS encoding NAD(P)/FAD-dependent oxidoreductase produces the protein MLKDSKFYDVIVLGAGASGLVCAAECARRGRRVVVVDHAAEPGRKVRISGGGRCNVTNRRVQAVDYVCANPHFVKSALSQYPPERFLAFMAGNRLDVQEADHGRLFCMQGAAAVVDALRETAAQSGVHWSLGEEIGEVIRTGDRFHVHCRSSMFSSSSLVVATGGPAWPQIGATDLGHRLARVFGMKVTDLRPGLVPLRASGEQLTFCRELSGISLPVRIRVQHAVLPGDIDDALLFTHRGMSGPAILDASLFGQPGRLPVLEIDFLPEVDLDNILQSASRREIRNALATVLPARLAEMLCVMHGWNGQAGNLFQKTRMAMSHQIHSFPFIPAGTEGFAKAEATLGGVDTEFISSKTMESKVIPGLYFTGEVLDVTGRLGGYNLQWAWSSGFVAGQWA, from the coding sequence ATGCTGAAAGATTCCAAGTTCTACGACGTCATTGTTCTTGGAGCCGGTGCTTCGGGATTGGTGTGCGCGGCTGAGTGCGCTCGTCGCGGGCGGCGAGTGGTGGTCGTGGATCATGCCGCTGAACCGGGTCGCAAGGTGCGGATTTCCGGAGGGGGACGGTGCAATGTCACCAATCGCCGGGTCCAGGCCGTGGATTATGTCTGCGCAAATCCCCATTTCGTGAAATCAGCCTTGTCCCAGTACCCGCCGGAGCGGTTCCTGGCCTTCATGGCCGGAAACCGACTTGACGTCCAGGAGGCCGATCACGGCCGTCTGTTCTGTATGCAAGGCGCGGCAGCCGTTGTGGATGCTCTGCGAGAGACGGCCGCCCAGTCCGGAGTGCACTGGTCCCTGGGAGAAGAGATCGGCGAGGTGATCAGAACCGGAGATCGGTTTCATGTCCACTGCCGAAGCAGTATGTTTTCCTCCAGTTCCCTTGTGGTGGCTACCGGCGGTCCGGCCTGGCCGCAAATCGGAGCAACGGATCTCGGCCATCGGTTGGCCCGAGTTTTCGGAATGAAGGTCACGGACTTGCGGCCCGGCTTGGTTCCCCTGCGCGCGTCCGGGGAGCAACTGACCTTTTGTCGCGAGCTCTCCGGAATTTCTTTGCCGGTACGGATTCGCGTGCAGCATGCCGTTCTCCCCGGAGACATCGATGACGCCCTGCTCTTTACCCATCGGGGCATGTCAGGGCCGGCGATTCTTGATGCGTCTCTGTTCGGGCAGCCAGGGCGATTGCCCGTTCTGGAAATTGATTTTCTGCCCGAAGTGGATCTGGACAACATTTTGCAATCCGCCTCCCGCAGGGAGATTCGTAACGCGCTGGCCACGGTCCTTCCCGCGCGACTGGCGGAGATGCTTTGCGTCATGCACGGCTGGAACGGACAGGCGGGGAATCTTTTCCAGAAGACCCGGATGGCCATGTCTCATCAGATTCACAGCTTTCCATTCATCCCGGCGGGAACCGAAGGCTTCGCCAAAGCTGAAGCCACCCTGGGCGGTGTCGACACGGAATTTATTTCATCCAAGACAATGGAATCAAAAGTCATCCCCGGACTCTACTTCACCGGAGAGGTCCTGGACGTCACCGGCCGTCTCGGCGGATACAACCTGCAATGGGCCTGGTCCTCCGGCTTTGTCGCTGGACAGTGGGCCTGA
- a CDS encoding CsbD family protein — translation MKSSTQDKAEGKWDQAKGKVKEATGKATNNAEMEAEGKVDKAKGKTQEKTGDVKKVVDK, via the coding sequence ATGAAGTCAAGTACTCAGGACAAAGCGGAAGGTAAATGGGATCAGGCGAAAGGCAAGGTGAAGGAAGCCACGGGCAAGGCGACGAACAACGCCGAAATGGAAGCCGAGGGCAAGGTGGACAAAGCCAAAGGGAAAACGCAGGAAAAGACCGGTGACGTAAAGAAAGTCGTCGACAAATAA
- a CDS encoding NADH-quinone oxidoreductase subunit B family protein, with protein sequence MNIISQFLQTSRIKSPWVLHFDCGSCNGCDIETLAVLTPVYDVERFGIINVGNPKHADVFLVTGTVNHRNKKVLKNLYDQMPQPRAVIAIGACGLSGGVFRDAPNVVGGVDKVIPVDVYVPGCPPKPEAIIDGVVKALELFAAKS encoded by the coding sequence ATGAACATAATATCACAGTTTCTTCAAACCTCACGGATCAAATCGCCCTGGGTTCTGCATTTCGACTGCGGAAGTTGCAACGGGTGCGATATTGAAACGCTGGCCGTGCTTACTCCCGTCTATGACGTGGAGCGTTTCGGAATCATCAACGTGGGCAACCCGAAGCATGCGGATGTATTTCTGGTCACCGGAACGGTGAATCACCGCAACAAGAAGGTGCTGAAAAACCTCTACGATCAGATGCCGCAGCCCCGGGCGGTTATCGCCATCGGCGCCTGCGGATTGTCCGGCGGAGTGTTCCGGGATGCCCCGAACGTCGTCGGCGGCGTGGACAAGGTCATCCCCGTGGACGTGTACGTTCCCGGTTGCCCGCCTAAACCTGAAGCGATCATCGACGGCGTGGTGAAGGCGTTGGAATTGTTCGCCGCTAAGTCGTAA
- a CDS encoding GspH/FimT family pseudopilin yields MKEQSFNNQPSGLTFIEVLVAIAIALILMAVATPYVMGMLRNAGVSTVAHEFLTALNYARSEAIKRNHRITICKSSNGTECTVNGGWEQGWIIFTDATNTGTVEDPSQILKIRRPLGSGFTLSGNMPVRNYISYVSNGSTQYLSGAFQAGTLTLCRQSRGVKFVLARAGRVRTESHECGSL; encoded by the coding sequence ATGAAAGAGCAGAGCTTCAATAATCAGCCTTCCGGCCTGACCTTTATCGAAGTCCTGGTCGCCATTGCAATCGCTTTGATCCTGATGGCAGTCGCTACGCCGTATGTGATGGGGATGTTGCGCAATGCCGGGGTTTCGACAGTGGCTCATGAGTTTTTGACAGCATTGAACTATGCCCGCAGCGAAGCCATCAAACGCAATCATCGGATAACCATATGCAAGAGTTCAAACGGAACTGAATGTACCGTCAACGGCGGCTGGGAACAAGGTTGGATCATTTTTACGGATGCGACAAACACCGGCACGGTGGAGGATCCAAGTCAAATTCTTAAAATACGGCGCCCGTTGGGAAGCGGATTTACTCTCTCCGGGAATATGCCTGTACGAAATTACATCTCCTATGTAAGCAACGGCTCAACTCAATATCTCAGTGGTGCTTTCCAGGCCGGAACGCTCACGTTGTGTCGTCAAAGCCGCGGAGTGAAGTTCGTCCTGGCAAGGGCAGGGCGGGTGCGAACGGAAAGCCATGAATGCGGTTCTCTATGA
- a CDS encoding NADH-quinone oxidoreductase subunit L, whose protein sequence is MPSTLLFILVVIPFIAALGVYALRVDSLRTAMVLATAVLLTGASLALFSYDTVAFSTTLLGANPGPLIVLLDFVVLFIILAVGLSAKHRLIIYLAGAQIVLLAVFKLMSPVEGTGQALFMVDPLSKLMIAVVSIVGSIIVIHGLPYMKKHEAHLHLTTSRQPQFFAVMLLFLGAMNGLVLTNDLSNFYFFFELTTLCSFLLIRHDLTDESKRNALRALWINSLGGLALLIGLFWIALDLGTVNIQQILVLSPEAVFLLVPIGLLCLGGLTKAAQLPFQSWLLGAMVAPTPVSALLHSATMVKAGIYVFMRFSPAYSGTFFSVTVALVGAFTFLAAALLAISQSNGKKILAYSTVSNLGLIIACAGVGTPAAIAAGMFLILFHAVSKALLFLCVGTIEQRIASRDIEDMRGLYAIMPVTAIIAVLAALTMILPPFGMLMGKWMAIESSAHNVLLVIILALGSAVTVLYWARWAGLFMTYPIKDRIRAEEQPMLTRLPLVGLICGAVLLSFYAPWIYSSLIYPAVSMLHLGVPDTVPATTWGILVTDRGSFPVIPLFFVAAIGLAAGYYFFKVAGRVKTSGPYLSGAQSMKDPTAYAGPLRQFIVPTTSNYYLEKIFGESLISPWLNTAALLLILLMLGGGL, encoded by the coding sequence ATGCCTAGTACCCTCCTGTTTATCCTTGTCGTGATTCCGTTTATCGCGGCATTGGGAGTTTACGCGCTAAGGGTCGATTCCTTGCGCACGGCTATGGTTTTGGCCACCGCGGTTCTCCTGACAGGAGCGTCGCTGGCCTTGTTCTCCTACGATACGGTTGCCTTTTCAACAACGTTGTTGGGCGCCAATCCAGGCCCGTTGATCGTACTCCTGGACTTCGTAGTGCTGTTCATCATTCTTGCCGTAGGTCTCAGCGCGAAACATCGGCTGATCATCTACCTTGCCGGGGCGCAGATCGTGCTGCTGGCCGTGTTCAAACTGATGTCGCCCGTCGAGGGCACCGGCCAGGCTCTGTTCATGGTCGATCCACTTTCAAAACTGATGATTGCCGTGGTCAGCATCGTCGGTTCGATTATCGTGATTCATGGTCTGCCGTACATGAAAAAGCACGAGGCTCACCTGCATCTGACCACATCGCGACAGCCTCAGTTCTTCGCGGTCATGCTGTTGTTTCTTGGGGCAATGAACGGGTTGGTATTGACCAACGATCTCTCGAATTTTTATTTCTTTTTCGAGCTGACCACCCTGTGTTCATTCCTGCTCATTCGTCACGACTTGACGGACGAATCCAAACGCAACGCATTGCGAGCGCTGTGGATCAACAGTCTTGGCGGTCTTGCCCTGTTGATCGGACTGTTTTGGATTGCCCTGGACCTCGGTACGGTGAACATTCAGCAGATTCTGGTTCTGTCCCCTGAAGCAGTATTCCTGCTGGTGCCCATTGGACTGTTGTGTCTGGGCGGGCTGACGAAAGCCGCTCAGCTGCCGTTCCAAAGCTGGCTGCTCGGCGCCATGGTCGCCCCGACGCCGGTTTCCGCCTTGCTGCACTCCGCAACCATGGTCAAGGCCGGCATCTATGTGTTCATGCGGTTTTCGCCCGCCTACTCCGGGACGTTCTTCTCCGTCACTGTGGCCCTGGTCGGCGCGTTCACCTTTCTTGCCGCCGCGCTTCTGGCCATCAGTCAGTCCAACGGGAAAAAGATCCTGGCCTACTCCACCGTCAGCAATCTTGGACTGATCATTGCCTGCGCCGGCGTGGGAACCCCGGCTGCCATCGCAGCGGGCATGTTTCTGATCCTGTTTCACGCGGTGAGCAAGGCTCTTCTGTTCCTGTGCGTGGGCACCATCGAGCAGCGGATCGCCAGCCGCGACATCGAGGACATGCGCGGACTGTACGCGATCATGCCCGTCACCGCGATCATTGCAGTATTGGCTGCGCTGACCATGATCCTGCCGCCCTTCGGCATGCTCATGGGCAAATGGATGGCCATTGAATCCTCGGCACACAATGTGCTTCTTGTGATCATCCTGGCTCTGGGAAGCGCGGTAACCGTGCTCTACTGGGCACGCTGGGCCGGTCTGTTCATGACCTACCCAATCAAGGACAGGATCCGCGCGGAAGAGCAGCCCATGCTGACCCGCCTGCCTCTGGTCGGACTCATCTGCGGAGCCGTGCTGCTGTCTTTCTACGCACCCTGGATCTACAGCTCTCTGATCTATCCGGCCGTTTCCATGCTGCATCTGGGAGTGCCGGACACAGTTCCCGCAACAACCTGGGGCATCCTGGTTACCGATCGCGGTTCCTTCCCCGTGATTCCGCTCTTCTTTGTAGCGGCAATCGGTCTGGCCGCCGGGTACTACTTCTTCAAGGTCGCCGGACGCGTCAAGACTTCCGGTCCCTACCTGTCCGGTGCCCAGTCCATGAAGGACCCCACCGCATACGCCGGTCCTTTGCGCCAATTTATCGTACCCACAACATCCAACTACTACCTGGAGAAGATTTTCGGTGAGAGCCTGATCAGTCCTTGGCTTAATACCGCGGCCTTGTTGCTTATTCTCCTGATGCTCGGAGGGGGGCTCTAA
- a CDS encoding respiratory chain complex I subunit 1 family protein, with translation MNTAQVLMALIAALFLAPLAVGVLTGVDRRITARLQSRIGPPILQPFYDIGKLLGKETVLASHWLAFCSLLYLAGAVTSVVLFFLQADLLLIFFVQAVGSVFLVLGALSVPSPYSQIGAHRELLQIIAYEPLLILVIVGFFMATGSFKIDAIYAMDQPLLLQMPLLFLVLGIALTIKLRKSPFDISGSHHAHQEIVRGVYTEYSGPYYAVVEIAHLFEIVLILGLLSLFWSTSVVGIIVLLGVTYFVEILIDNTTSRMTWRWMLGTAWATGITLSLINLLWLYYR, from the coding sequence ATGAACACCGCTCAAGTTCTCATGGCATTGATCGCGGCTCTTTTTTTGGCGCCCTTGGCCGTCGGTGTGCTCACCGGCGTGGACAGGCGGATTACGGCGCGACTGCAGTCCCGTATCGGGCCTCCCATTCTCCAACCTTTTTATGACATCGGTAAACTGCTGGGCAAGGAAACCGTCCTTGCCAGTCACTGGCTGGCCTTCTGCTCACTGCTGTATCTGGCCGGCGCGGTAACCTCCGTAGTATTGTTCTTTCTGCAGGCCGACCTGCTGCTGATATTTTTCGTGCAGGCCGTCGGCTCCGTGTTCCTGGTTCTCGGAGCACTTTCGGTGCCTTCCCCGTACAGTCAGATCGGCGCGCATCGTGAGCTGTTGCAGATTATCGCCTACGAGCCTCTGTTGATCCTGGTCATCGTCGGCTTCTTCATGGCCACCGGCAGCTTCAAGATCGACGCCATTTACGCCATGGATCAGCCGTTGCTGCTGCAGATGCCCTTGCTGTTCCTCGTATTGGGCATTGCCCTGACCATCAAGTTGCGCAAGTCGCCCTTTGACATTTCCGGCTCGCACCACGCGCACCAGGAAATCGTCCGCGGCGTGTACACCGAGTACTCCGGCCCGTACTATGCGGTGGTCGAGATTGCCCACCTGTTTGAAATCGTCCTGATTCTCGGTTTGCTTTCCCTGTTCTGGTCTACGAGCGTAGTAGGGATTATCGTGCTTCTGGGCGTTACGTACTTCGTGGAAATACTGATCGACAACACCACATCCCGCATGACCTGGAGATGGATGCTGGGCACGGCTTGGGCAACAGGAATAACGCTCTCGTTGATTAACCTTCTTTGGCTGTACTACAGGTAA